Proteins co-encoded in one Gracilimonas sp. genomic window:
- the flhB gene encoding flagellar biosynthesis protein FlhB produces the protein MADNKSDQEKTEEPSQKRLDDARKEGNVSVSKEVSSVALMVTAIISFVAMSGIIGDRLTKLFESFFSNAGGGFADQEEATRYLQDALWAGMEMLTPTMISLLVMAVLVNVVQTGGVFSFDALKFKGSKMNPLKGLKNIFSTKGLVELVKGLLKLFIILTVAYFTMRSDINHFVSFIISPLDYSMSQSGSFILLFVTRIMAALLVLSIADAVYQQFQHKKDLRMTKQEVKDEYKQMEGDPHVKGQRRKFGMKLRQQKRMDHAVLASDVVVTNPTHYAVALKYDPEKSNAPIVMVKGKRLRALRIKELAKQYGIPIVENVPVARALYATAEEDEFIPADLYRAVAEILAYVYKLKNKHKV, from the coding sequence ATGGCAGATAATAAATCAGATCAGGAAAAAACGGAGGAACCCTCCCAGAAACGCCTCGATGATGCGAGGAAGGAAGGGAATGTCAGCGTCAGCAAGGAAGTCTCCTCGGTAGCCCTTATGGTTACAGCGATTATATCGTTTGTAGCGATGAGTGGTATAATCGGTGACCGGCTTACCAAGCTGTTCGAGTCTTTCTTTTCGAACGCGGGTGGAGGTTTCGCTGATCAGGAGGAAGCTACACGCTACCTGCAGGATGCATTATGGGCCGGTATGGAAATGCTAACCCCAACCATGATCAGCTTACTTGTAATGGCTGTTCTCGTGAATGTGGTGCAAACAGGTGGAGTCTTTTCTTTTGATGCCCTGAAATTTAAAGGCAGCAAAATGAATCCGCTAAAAGGATTGAAGAACATTTTTTCAACCAAAGGACTGGTGGAGCTGGTAAAAGGTTTGCTGAAACTGTTCATCATCCTAACTGTCGCTTACTTCACCATGCGGAGCGATATAAATCATTTCGTTTCATTCATCATCTCCCCTTTGGATTACAGCATGAGCCAATCCGGTTCGTTCATCCTTTTATTTGTAACCCGGATTATGGCGGCACTGTTGGTCCTTTCCATTGCTGATGCCGTGTACCAGCAGTTTCAACATAAAAAAGACCTGCGAATGACCAAGCAGGAAGTAAAAGACGAATACAAGCAGATGGAAGGTGACCCTCATGTAAAAGGTCAGCGTAGAAAATTCGGAATGAAACTCCGCCAGCAAAAAAGAATGGATCATGCGGTTCTTGCTTCCGATGTAGTCGTCACCAACCCGACTCACTACGCTGTTGCCCTGAAATACGATCCCGAAAAAAGTAATGCACCTATAGTAATGGTGAAGGGAAAACGGCTGCGTGCTTTAAGAATAAAAGAGCTGGCCAAGCAGTATGGCATACCTATTGTAGAGAATGTACCTGTAGCCCGGGCTCTTTATGCGACGGCTGAGGAAGACGAATTCATTCCTGCAGACCTCTATCGTGCCGTAGCAGAGATCCTGGCGTACGTTTATAAACTGAAAAACAAACACAAAGTATAA
- a CDS encoding FliA/WhiG family RNA polymerase sigma factor, translating into MGNKSLQELVEIYCKNPVDGIRNSIISKSTPLIRSIIGKINRPDQPLAHREDLESAGIIGLLQALDSYDCERNIQFNTFAYYRIRGSIVDYLRSIDQLPRKQRKNYGQVQEVIQRMSQVLGREPSDEEIANELEMEMDDYYKLLSNVQQRNVLSLDTPAYDENSGSFYDFHEDPNSETPDTNLEKKERTEALQKKIGQLKERDRLILMLYYYEDMTMSEIALLLELTEARISQIVGKLLIQLKGDLGQEQMAYAAS; encoded by the coding sequence ATGGGAAATAAGTCACTACAAGAACTGGTTGAAATTTATTGCAAGAACCCTGTGGACGGGATTCGAAATTCTATCATCAGTAAATCCACTCCACTTATTCGCAGCATTATTGGCAAGATCAATCGACCTGATCAGCCATTGGCACACCGTGAAGATCTGGAAAGTGCAGGAATCATCGGGCTGCTCCAGGCTTTGGATTCTTACGATTGCGAACGAAATATTCAGTTTAACACCTTCGCTTATTACCGAATCCGTGGCAGTATTGTTGATTACCTGAGAAGTATCGATCAGCTGCCAAGAAAACAGCGCAAAAACTACGGACAGGTGCAGGAAGTTATCCAGCGAATGAGCCAGGTACTTGGCCGCGAGCCTTCTGATGAAGAAATCGCCAATGAGCTGGAAATGGAAATGGATGATTACTACAAACTTCTTTCCAATGTACAGCAGCGAAATGTACTCTCATTAGATACTCCTGCTTATGATGAAAACTCCGGTTCCTTCTATGACTTCCATGAGGATCCAAATTCAGAAACACCGGATACCAATTTGGAGAAGAAAGAGCGCACCGAAGCTCTGCAGAAGAAAATCGGACAGCTAAAGGAAAGAGACCGTCTGATTTTGATGCTCTATTATTATGAAGATATGACAATGAGTGAAATCGCCTTGCTGCTGGAACTTACCGAAGCCCGTATTTCTCAAATCGTGGGTAAGTTGCTCATTCAACTCAAGGGCGACCTCGGACAAGAGCAAATGGCGTACGCAGCCAGTTGA
- a CDS encoding P-loop NTPase has product MKQPIELEQPFVFTVISGKGGVGKSMASVNTATMLSKLGYKVALLDADLGLANCATLLNEPVSATVSSWMEGKCGIEDLPCVTSGITLVTGANAPGENKFKPDLFMDALDQVTAFLKQNHDFIIIDTPAGAGEMSLWALDISQIGVLVLVDEPTAISDVYRLCKYVFNIDPGYKFASIVNYAESEDTAQSTYQRFNTILNYFLNKQTQYFGFIPASEQIRESVQKQKPLLDMGADTDILTEFEFIAENVLAYANNEEKTLLKTVN; this is encoded by the coding sequence ATGAAACAGCCAATTGAATTAGAACAACCATTTGTATTCACTGTGATCAGTGGAAAAGGCGGCGTAGGTAAAAGCATGGCCAGCGTTAACACAGCGACTATGCTGAGCAAGCTGGGATACAAAGTTGCCTTGCTGGATGCTGATTTGGGCCTGGCAAATTGCGCCACCCTGTTAAACGAACCCGTGAGTGCAACGGTGAGCAGCTGGATGGAAGGCAAATGCGGAATTGAAGACTTGCCTTGCGTTACCTCCGGAATAACACTGGTAACGGGAGCAAATGCCCCCGGCGAGAACAAGTTTAAGCCCGATCTTTTTATGGATGCCCTCGATCAGGTGACTGCCTTTCTTAAGCAAAACCATGATTTTATCATTATTGATACCCCTGCTGGTGCCGGTGAAATGTCTTTGTGGGCGCTGGATATCTCACAGATTGGGGTTTTGGTTCTGGTTGATGAACCCACCGCTATTTCCGATGTGTACCGCTTATGCAAGTACGTATTCAATATCGACCCCGGGTATAAATTCGCAAGCATCGTGAATTATGCTGAAAGCGAAGACACCGCCCAAAGCACCTATCAGCGGTTCAATACCATCCTGAATTATTTTCTAAACAAGCAGACTCAATACTTTGGGTTTATTCCGGCAAGCGAGCAAATCCGGGAATCGGTTCAAAAACAAAAACCGCTGCTGGACATGGGCGCCGATACAGACATACTCACGGAATTCGAGTTTATTGCAGAAAACGTGCTTGCTTATGCAAATAACGAAGAAAAAACACTTTTAAAGACCGTAAACTAA
- a CDS encoding flagellar hook basal-body protein gives MIDRLYTQMQAMQVLNRSQEMTADNLSNINTPGFKGTKVFYRMFQENVNGKTISKSVPMQQVNLEQGVLEPTGNEFDMGINGDGFFVVEDNGEQFLTRDGRFHLDPDGYLVNSSGAKVMGDSGPVQLAEYMQSNGETGGNAMLEVSKDGTIRLNNKAQDRLRIVNVEDPAMLNRKGSAYFSVMDESMLSEDSTGTVMQGYYEKGNVQPLTEMVDMMRNMQAFESQQRALKTTDEMLSQVTTRLGRF, from the coding sequence ATGATTGACAGATTATATACCCAAATGCAGGCGATGCAGGTTTTGAACCGGTCTCAGGAAATGACCGCGGACAACCTGTCGAATATTAATACGCCGGGCTTTAAAGGGACCAAAGTGTTTTACCGGATGTTTCAGGAGAACGTGAATGGGAAAACCATTTCAAAAAGTGTGCCCATGCAGCAGGTAAACCTGGAGCAGGGCGTTTTGGAGCCAACCGGTAATGAATTTGATATGGGCATTAACGGCGACGGCTTTTTTGTAGTGGAAGACAATGGTGAACAGTTTTTAACCCGCGACGGCCGGTTTCACCTTGATCCCGATGGATACCTGGTAAACAGTTCCGGTGCTAAAGTGATGGGAGATTCCGGCCCGGTTCAGCTTGCAGAATATATGCAGTCGAATGGAGAAACAGGCGGGAATGCCATGCTGGAAGTATCCAAAGATGGAACCATCCGGCTGAATAATAAAGCACAAGACCGTCTGCGCATAGTAAATGTGGAAGACCCGGCCATGCTTAACCGAAAAGGGAGTGCCTACTTCTCGGTGATGGACGAAAGCATGCTTTCGGAAGATAGCACCGGGACGGTGATGCAGGGATATTATGAAAAAGGAAATGTACAGCCCCTGACGGAGATGGTGGATATGATGAGAAACATGCAGGCTTTTGAAAGCCAGCAGCGGGCATTGAAAACAACCGATGAAATGCTTTCTCAGGTAACCACCCGACTGGGCAGATTTTAA
- a CDS encoding GIY-YIG nuclease family protein codes for MGHYTYIVTNPKKTTLYTGVTYDVRKRIIEHYLNRGESNTFAGKYHCYCLIWYEAFPTMREAIEAEKRIKGRSRKWKEALINEENPGWNCLNKVVLGEWPPKHTLPDRKSS; via the coding sequence ATGGGGCACTATACCTATATCGTTACTAACCCTAAGAAAACAACACTTTATACCGGGGTCACCTATGATGTTCGCAAACGAATCATTGAACATTATCTAAACAGAGGAGAGAGTAACACCTTTGCCGGTAAATACCACTGCTATTGTCTGATTTGGTATGAGGCATTTCCAACAATGAGAGAAGCTATTGAGGCAGAGAAAAGAATTAAGGGGAGGAGCAGAAAATGGAAGGAAGCTTTAATCAATGAGGAAAATCCGGGATGGAATTGCCTTAATAAAGTAGTGTTAGGAGAATGGCCTCCGAAACATACGCTACCAGATAGAAAGTCATCCTGA
- the flgA gene encoding flagellar basal body P-ring formation chaperone FlgA, which yields MIPILLIIFSCTSVVAGPAYPTATDETRQVIIEKAQESIESTFDPEEYRFTLSARWIPGSLLKAQPEHVRSVKLQGTVEQYTNFEVLYLNGNTIEQVQIQLKVEAEQKLPVPNRRMMSGQTIKPGDLSWRWVPVRMGREKPVRNMEELEGKTLRRTVNPGQPIHHSEISTPFLVEAGEDVDLIFTEFGIQIILTCEARQNGAIDEEIQIYCKETRNKYLGTVKGPGEALWQKTH from the coding sequence GTGATACCGATACTCCTCATAATTTTTTCGTGCACCTCTGTGGTAGCGGGGCCGGCGTACCCCACTGCAACTGATGAAACCAGGCAGGTTATCATAGAGAAAGCACAGGAATCAATAGAGTCAACATTTGACCCTGAGGAGTATCGGTTCACTCTTTCTGCTCGGTGGATTCCCGGCAGTTTGTTAAAAGCCCAACCCGAACATGTACGCTCTGTTAAGCTGCAGGGTACGGTTGAACAATACACCAATTTCGAAGTGCTGTACCTGAATGGGAATACGATTGAACAAGTTCAGATACAGCTGAAAGTAGAAGCGGAACAAAAGCTTCCGGTCCCCAACCGAAGAATGATGAGCGGGCAAACCATTAAGCCGGGCGATTTAAGCTGGCGTTGGGTACCTGTAAGGATGGGAAGGGAGAAGCCGGTTCGGAATATGGAAGAGCTAGAGGGAAAGACATTGAGGAGAACTGTGAATCCGGGACAGCCGATTCATCATTCAGAGATAAGTACCCCTTTCCTGGTAGAAGCAGGAGAGGATGTTGACCTGATATTCACAGAGTTTGGAATACAGATTATCCTGACTTGTGAGGCTCGCCAAAACGGAGCCATCGACGAAGAAATTCAAATTTATTGCAAAGAAACACGAAACAAATACCTGGGCACAGTGAAAGGTCCGGGAGAAGCACTATGGCAAAAAACACATTAG
- a CDS encoding flagellar basal body P-ring protein FlgI → MKKNILAHIIAAALVFGLSVPLQAQSKLADLVEIQNAERSELIGYGLVTGLDRTGDRSSSSRGSVFTVQSIANMLENFGITVDAERLRTRNVAAVMVTATITPYHAPGSEIDITVSSLGDASSLQGGVLLQTPLFDPDNDAVFAKAQGPLIVGGITAEIPGARLSQNQTLTATIPSGGTVERNEEFNLSTEEPLGLVLREPNYANARNMVEIINETFDEELASMHHPGLVKVNWPEAFRDRGTMNVFTSIILEQEIQVQSPAKVVINERTGTIVAGGEVVIDDVMISHGNIQVRTQVTPYVSQPPAFSGGETQVLNVPEAGISEQAAQTIVLEPETNVQQLAGSLNALGLSPRDIISIFQALDRAGVLRGKLIVM, encoded by the coding sequence ATGAAAAAGAATATACTCGCCCACATTATTGCAGCTGCTTTGGTATTCGGTTTATCCGTTCCGTTACAGGCGCAATCTAAGCTGGCTGACCTGGTAGAAATCCAAAATGCAGAACGCTCGGAACTGATCGGCTATGGGCTGGTTACCGGGCTGGACCGTACGGGTGACCGTTCATCCAGCAGCAGGGGATCGGTATTTACCGTACAGTCGATTGCCAACATGCTGGAGAACTTCGGGATTACCGTTGACGCTGAACGCCTCCGAACCCGAAATGTAGCCGCTGTGATGGTTACAGCTACCATTACTCCGTACCATGCTCCCGGTAGTGAAATTGATATCACCGTTTCCTCTTTGGGAGATGCAAGTAGTTTACAGGGTGGCGTCTTGCTTCAAACTCCGCTTTTTGATCCGGATAACGATGCCGTTTTTGCCAAAGCTCAGGGTCCGCTAATTGTAGGGGGAATAACGGCTGAAATTCCCGGCGCCCGCCTCAGCCAAAACCAAACATTGACGGCAACCATCCCAAGCGGGGGTACCGTAGAGCGAAACGAAGAATTCAATTTAAGTACCGAAGAACCTTTGGGGCTGGTCCTGAGAGAACCAAACTATGCCAATGCCCGGAATATGGTTGAAATCATCAACGAGACGTTTGATGAAGAGCTGGCTTCCATGCACCATCCGGGTTTGGTAAAAGTGAATTGGCCGGAAGCCTTCAGAGACCGCGGTACCATGAACGTTTTCACCAGCATTATTCTGGAGCAGGAAATTCAGGTTCAGTCTCCGGCTAAAGTAGTTATTAACGAGCGAACCGGAACCATTGTGGCCGGCGGTGAAGTGGTTATTGACGATGTAATGATTTCGCACGGAAATATTCAGGTGCGAACCCAGGTAACACCGTATGTGAGTCAACCACCGGCATTCAGCGGAGGGGAAACCCAGGTGTTGAATGTGCCGGAAGCGGGTATTAGTGAACAGGCGGCCCAAACCATTGTGCTGGAACCTGAGACGAATGTACAGCAACTGGCCGGTTCGCTGAACGCGCTGGGCTTAAGCCCGAGAGATATCATCTCGATTTTTCAGGCACTGGACAGAGCCGGTGTATTGCGTGGCAAACTCATTGTGATGTAG
- the flhA gene encoding flagellar biosynthesis protein FlhA — MAFGGITTEKLKGTFFQTDVLISSSIIMILLIMIIPFPTQLMDFFLALNISLSLIVMLVAFYALKPLQFAVFPGMLLILTLFRLSLNVGTTRLILSEGYAGSIIESFGGFIVQGNFVIGIIIFAVLIIINFVVITKGATRIAEVAARFTLDAMPGKQMSIDADLAAGLLTDEEAKKKREEIAREADFYGAMDGASKFVRGDVIAGLLITFINIIGGLIIGTVQLGMPIGAAAAKYTLMTIGDGLVSQIPGLLISTAAGIMVSRAASEGNLGNELKFQLLGNPKTVIIGAVFVFFMGMLPGLPVIPFWSIAGFFLFMGVKNFQREEDERLEEEAAETKELSGKAEDPVENYLLMDTLELEIGYSLIPMVEANQGGDLLDRMTSLRKQLASELGIIIPSIRIRDNVQLDANHYTIKMRGIMQGDGEILPGYHLTLLPADFKPDIQGIETKDPTFGMDAIWVSGKNKSQAEKYGLSVIESGAVITTHLMEVLKKNAHKLVDRQMVKKLIDNIKEQHSALVEELIPDGMKVGEIQKVLKRLLRERVPVKDLVTILETLADYCHQTNNTDVLTEYCRAALSETITRQYANNENEVTVVMMDSNLESHLIAQAQQGTLNSNTLGLTPETVEKLYKNSSATFDSMIRQGFEPILLTSPVLRFTLFEFLAPILPDINVLSYNDISQDVQFKTFGRLKIEDPVKMNQPAANTEQPAQQPEEHVLA; from the coding sequence ATGGCCTTTGGCGGAATCACAACCGAAAAGTTAAAAGGAACATTTTTCCAGACGGATGTCTTAATTTCCTCCAGTATCATCATGATCCTGTTGATTATGATTATACCGTTCCCCACACAGTTGATGGATTTCTTCCTGGCGTTGAACATCTCCCTTTCCCTCATCGTGATGCTGGTGGCCTTCTATGCTTTGAAGCCTTTACAGTTTGCCGTTTTCCCCGGTATGCTTTTGATTCTCACCCTCTTCCGGCTTTCGCTGAACGTGGGTACAACCCGGCTCATTTTAAGTGAAGGCTATGCCGGTTCCATCATTGAATCGTTTGGGGGATTTATTGTACAGGGCAACTTTGTAATCGGGATTATCATTTTCGCGGTTTTGATAATTATCAACTTTGTGGTTATTACCAAAGGTGCTACCCGTATTGCTGAAGTTGCCGCCCGATTTACCCTGGATGCCATGCCCGGTAAACAGATGTCGATTGATGCCGACCTCGCCGCAGGATTACTCACCGACGAAGAAGCCAAAAAGAAACGAGAGGAAATTGCCCGCGAAGCTGATTTCTACGGAGCCATGGATGGTGCCAGTAAGTTTGTTCGCGGTGACGTAATCGCCGGACTTCTCATTACCTTTATAAATATTATAGGCGGTCTCATCATCGGAACCGTACAGCTTGGGATGCCGATTGGAGCTGCAGCTGCTAAATATACGCTGATGACTATCGGTGACGGTCTGGTTTCTCAAATTCCCGGGCTGTTGATCTCGACGGCTGCAGGTATCATGGTTTCGCGTGCTGCTTCGGAGGGTAACCTGGGTAACGAACTTAAGTTTCAGCTGTTGGGGAATCCCAAGACCGTCATCATCGGTGCTGTATTTGTATTTTTTATGGGGATGTTGCCCGGACTTCCCGTCATCCCCTTCTGGAGTATTGCCGGTTTCTTCCTGTTTATGGGAGTGAAGAACTTTCAGCGTGAAGAAGATGAAAGGCTTGAAGAAGAAGCGGCAGAAACAAAAGAACTGTCCGGCAAAGCCGAAGATCCGGTTGAGAATTACTTACTGATGGATACCCTGGAGCTCGAAATTGGCTACAGCCTTATTCCCATGGTAGAAGCCAACCAAGGAGGTGACTTACTGGATCGAATGACTTCACTCCGAAAACAACTTGCTTCCGAGCTCGGTATCATCATCCCTTCAATTCGAATACGGGATAATGTTCAGCTTGACGCCAACCACTATACCATAAAGATGAGAGGAATTATGCAGGGCGATGGTGAAATCCTCCCCGGCTATCACCTCACTTTGCTTCCGGCTGATTTTAAACCGGATATCCAGGGCATTGAAACCAAAGACCCGACCTTTGGTATGGATGCCATTTGGGTGAGCGGAAAGAATAAGTCTCAAGCGGAAAAATATGGGCTTTCCGTGATTGAATCCGGAGCTGTGATTACTACTCACCTGATGGAAGTGCTCAAGAAAAATGCCCATAAGCTGGTTGACCGTCAAATGGTGAAGAAGCTTATTGATAACATCAAAGAACAGCACTCGGCCCTGGTGGAAGAACTTATTCCCGATGGTATGAAGGTGGGAGAAATACAGAAAGTATTAAAGCGACTGCTTCGCGAACGGGTACCGGTGAAAGACCTGGTTACCATTTTGGAGACCCTGGCCGATTATTGCCATCAAACCAACAACACCGATGTACTCACCGAGTACTGCCGTGCTGCTTTATCGGAGACCATCACCCGGCAGTATGCAAACAACGAGAACGAAGTAACGGTGGTAATGATGGACTCTAACCTTGAATCGCACCTGATTGCTCAGGCACAGCAGGGTACGTTAAACAGCAACACACTTGGGCTAACCCCTGAAACGGTTGAGAAATTGTACAAGAATTCCTCAGCTACTTTTGACAGTATGATCCGTCAGGGATTTGAGCCGATTTTACTAACCTCGCCGGTTCTTCGCTTTACCCTTTTTGAGTTTTTGGCACCAATTTTGCCAGATATAAATGTGCTGTCGTACAATGACATCAGTCAAGACGTACAGTTTAAAACATTCGGCCGACTGAAGATTGAAGACCCTGTAAAGATGAATCAACCGGCGGCTAACACAGAACAACCAGCGCAACAACCTGAAGAACACGTACTGGCATGA
- a CDS encoding flagellar basal body L-ring protein FlgH — MAKNTLVNRIVPVVLFLTLLFSGTGYAQSSLYRDVKANQVGDIITVILKESTSGSSTSDSKLSTSSDGSANGAISGNFLPFEPTFGSGVNVNYGSDQKNLSSQRQLLEGYISVQIVEVTDRGDLIVEGNRMTEVNGEVHKMSITGTVRQNDVDSRNQVLSYRIANANISYQKMGGIKKKKQHKGLLKKVVFTGVTLGMGAAMILRELQR; from the coding sequence ATGGCAAAAAACACATTAGTAAATCGAATCGTACCTGTTGTTCTTTTTCTCACGCTGCTGTTCTCCGGAACGGGCTATGCACAGAGTTCCCTGTACCGGGATGTGAAAGCAAATCAGGTGGGAGATATCATAACAGTGATACTGAAGGAAAGCACTTCCGGAAGTTCTACCTCCGATTCCAAACTTTCTACCAGCTCGGATGGATCAGCCAATGGGGCCATAAGCGGAAATTTTCTGCCATTTGAACCGACTTTTGGCTCAGGCGTGAATGTGAACTACGGTTCGGATCAGAAAAACCTTTCCAGTCAGCGCCAGTTACTCGAAGGCTATATAAGTGTTCAGATTGTTGAGGTGACCGATCGGGGAGACCTGATTGTAGAGGGTAACCGGATGACCGAGGTAAACGGTGAAGTTCACAAAATGTCGATTACCGGGACTGTTCGGCAGAATGATGTGGACAGTCGAAACCAGGTGCTTTCTTATCGCATTGCCAATGCCAATATCAGCTACCAGAAAATGGGCGGTATCAAAAAGAAAAAACAACACAAAGGCCTCCTGAAGAAAGTGGTGTTCACCGGCGTCACTCTCGGGATGGGAGCTGCCATGATACTGCGCGAACTACAACGATGA
- the flgN gene encoding flagellar export chaperone FlgN: MYNISDTTSLEQIAESVDLLHNCSKQIIKVMEDQIDAIIASNALRIEELSEVHGNLSKRFKIHEQEFISELSALLATSGSTAPVRLVSLKEVFPESVSDIENWHKTLTADTKELQRKHNQILQLLEFAMSQNARMMQSMYSVHNSKNTHYAPTGQQKGITTGVALNQEI, encoded by the coding sequence ATGTATAACATATCCGATACCACTTCATTAGAACAGATAGCAGAATCGGTTGACCTGCTTCATAATTGCTCCAAACAGATTATAAAGGTGATGGAGGACCAAATTGATGCTATCATCGCTTCAAATGCGCTGAGAATTGAAGAGCTTTCCGAAGTGCATGGTAATCTGTCTAAACGATTTAAAATTCACGAGCAGGAATTCATCAGCGAACTATCCGCACTATTAGCTACTTCAGGAAGTACAGCACCGGTGCGGTTGGTGAGTCTTAAAGAGGTGTTTCCGGAGTCTGTATCTGATATAGAAAATTGGCACAAAACCCTCACCGCTGATACCAAAGAACTACAGCGTAAGCATAATCAGATTCTACAGCTGCTTGAGTTTGCGATGAGCCAAAATGCCCGCATGATGCAGTCTATGTATAGTGTTCATAATTCCAAAAACACACATTATGCACCTACGGGGCAACAAAAGGGAATTACAACAGGTGTAGCACTCAACCAGGAGATCTGA
- the flgG gene encoding flagellar basal-body rod protein FlgG — MFRALSTAALGMSAQQRSVDNIANNLANVGTTGFKRSTIAFQDLFYENIASSKLGNSGNQNSSGPSLQIGHGSRAVATIRNFMQGSVAETGNALDLAVSGAGFFQVELPDGNIGYTRDGNFSRDATGMLVNNSGLPLASQIEIPTDAVAIEVSQNGTVTALMAGDNTQVELGQIELAKFSNPGGLEALGDNLFAETESSGMPFFGEPGSEGFGVVRQGYLEQSNVDIVTEMVRLIEAQRAYETNSKMVQTAEDMMSVTNSIKR, encoded by the coding sequence ATGTTTAGAGCATTAAGTACAGCCGCACTTGGAATGAGTGCTCAACAGCGATCGGTAGATAACATAGCCAACAACCTGGCTAACGTTGGAACCACCGGTTTTAAAAGAAGCACCATTGCTTTTCAGGATCTATTCTATGAAAACATCGCTTCTTCCAAGCTGGGCAACTCAGGAAACCAAAACTCAAGTGGCCCTTCGCTGCAAATAGGTCACGGTTCCCGTGCCGTTGCCACGATTCGAAACTTTATGCAGGGTTCGGTAGCTGAAACAGGCAATGCCCTGGATTTAGCCGTCAGCGGAGCCGGTTTCTTCCAGGTAGAACTGCCGGATGGTAACATCGGCTATACCCGCGACGGTAACTTCAGTCGCGATGCCACCGGGATGCTCGTAAACAACTCAGGTTTGCCCCTGGCCAGCCAGATTGAAATCCCAACCGACGCGGTGGCTATTGAAGTCTCCCAAAACGGAACGGTAACCGCCCTGATGGCCGGCGATAACACCCAGGTTGAATTGGGACAGATTGAACTGGCCAAGTTTTCCAATCCGGGCGGACTTGAAGCGCTCGGTGACAACCTGTTTGCAGAAACAGAATCGTCAGGCATGCCTTTTTTCGGTGAGCCGGGATCGGAAGGATTTGGGGTGGTTCGCCAGGGATACCTGGAACAGTCGAACGTAGATATTGTAACGGAAATGGTACGGCTTATTGAAGCACAACGTGCGTATGAGACCAATTCAAAAATGGTTCAAACCGCTGAAGACATGATGTCGGTAACTAACTCCATCAAACGATAA
- the fliR gene encoding flagellar biosynthetic protein FliR, with translation MESLTVDMILSVFLVFTRVAALIMTGPFFSSAAFPKQIKLFFAMATTILLFFAIPADGAFVSASDGTLFIFQAIILEVLVGMALGLVGQLVFAGLEMAGMLISLNTGLSFANMIDSSTQQQSAVLSNLFSMIAVLVFLSIDGDKVYISALAKSFEVIPVNEAQIHLAGPYMLEIATYLFTIGVQIASPFIIVLFLLDVSLAIFARIMPQANMMFIALPIKFGVGIALLMLAIPYLPAAFDLMFQHLYDFLVEVMGVISPLEF, from the coding sequence ATGGAATCGCTTACTGTAGATATGATTTTATCGGTGTTCCTTGTTTTTACCCGGGTAGCTGCGCTTATCATGACCGGACCTTTTTTCAGTTCGGCGGCTTTTCCCAAGCAGATTAAGCTGTTTTTTGCAATGGCGACTACCATTCTGCTTTTCTTTGCCATCCCGGCCGATGGGGCATTCGTTTCTGCCAGTGACGGCACGCTATTTATTTTCCAGGCCATTATTCTCGAAGTATTAGTGGGAATGGCTCTTGGGCTGGTAGGCCAGCTTGTGTTTGCAGGATTGGAAATGGCAGGGATGCTTATAAGTTTAAATACCGGACTCAGCTTTGCCAATATGATCGACAGTTCAACCCAGCAACAAAGTGCTGTACTCAGTAACCTTTTTAGTATGATAGCTGTGTTGGTTTTTCTTTCGATTGACGGAGACAAGGTCTATATCAGTGCGCTGGCAAAAAGCTTTGAGGTTATACCCGTTAATGAAGCCCAAATTCACTTGGCCGGTCCGTATATGCTTGAGATAGCGACCTACCTTTTTACGATCGGGGTTCAGATTGCCTCTCCGTTTATCATTGTGCTGTTTCTGTTGGATGTATCGCTGGCTATTTTTGCCCGGATCATGCCTCAGGCCAACATGATGTTTATCGCCCTTCCCATTAAGTTCGGTGTAGGGATCGCCCTGCTGATGCTCGCCATCCCGTACCTGCCAGCCGCCTTCGATTTAATGTTCCAGCACCTGTACGACTTCCTGGTGGAAGTGATGGGTGTCATTTCTCCGCTGGAATTTTAA